The genomic segment GCTGGCGCTGGTACTGTCTCGCAACAGTAATCACCATGATATTGTCATCGGCACGCCTGTGGCTAACCGCCGTCAGGTGGAGCTCGAATCGCTGATCGGCTTTTTCGTCAATACATTAATCCTGAGGGTGAATACTCAGGCGCAACCACTTGGTGACTATCTGGCTCAGCTCAGGCAGGTACACCTGGATGCTCAGTCTCATCAGGATCTGCCTTTTGAAAAACTCGTTGAAGTGTTGAAAGTACCGCGCAGCACAGCCCATAGCCCGCTGTTCCAGATTATGCTGACCACGAACTCCGAATACGGTGTGCGCGATGCACATGCTGATACCACTGAGCTGGCAGGTCTGTCCATCAGCCCATTGCAGGGCAATGGCGCAACGACCAAGTTTGATCTGGACATCAATGCCTCGGTAAGTGATGACGGCGGCGCAATTGAATGGACCTATGACGTGGCACTGTTCACGCGCGAGCGCATCGAAACCCTGGCGCAGCACCTCAACAACACACTGGCTTTTCTGGCACAGCTCAATGCCGACAGTACGCTGAGCACCGCTGCTATCCCTATGCTGACCGATAATGAGATTACACAGCTCAGCGGGTTTAACGACAACGCTATTGAGTATCCACAACAGCGCTGTATTCACGAGCTATTTGAAGCACAGGCAGAGCAAGCACCTGAACGCGTTGCTGTGCAGTGTGGCGATGTTGCTGTGAGTTATGGTGAACTGAATGCCAGAGCCAATCAGCTGGCTCACTATTTGCGGTTTGAGCATCACATTGCTCCGGATTGTCCGGTGGGGATATGTCTGGAGCGTGGCGTGGAAATGGTGGTTGCTATGCTGGCTGTTCTCAAGGCCGGTGGCGCTTATATTCCGCTTGACCCGGCTTATCCTGAAGAGCGTCTGGCTTATTTGATTGAAGACGCCAGTCTGAAAGTGGTCCTGACCCAGCAAACACTCACCGGTACAGTGTCATTGCCCGGCACACAGAGGGTAATGCTGGATGACCTGATTACACAGCCCGGCTGTGCGTTCTCGCATTATTCCACGGCAAATATCGGGCGCTGTGAAAGTGGTGTGACTGAACAGCATCTGGCCTATCTGATCTATACCTCGGGGTCGACGGGCAAACCAAAAGGCGTGATGATCGAACACCGTAACACAGTCGCAATGCTTTACTGGGCCAGGGCTGCTTTTAGCGATCAGGCGCTGCGCCGGGTACTGGCCTCAACGTCACTGAACTTTGACTTGTCTGTGTATGAAATCTTCTTACCTTTGAGCTTTGGGTTCGAAGTTGTGGTGGTTAAAAATGCCCTGGCATTGGCGGATCAGCCGCTGGATATCAGCCTGATCAATACCGTGCCCTCAGCAATGAAGGCGCTGCTGGATGTGGGCGCATTACCCGCAAGCCTGACCACAGTTAATCTGGCCGGTGAACCACTGACAGCGCAACAGGTAAACCAAATTTTTGCAGCCTTGCCCGAGGCTGAGGTGTGTAATCTGTATGGGCCGTCGGAAGATACCACTTACTCAACCTGTGCGCGCTTTTCCACACAGCTAGAGTCGGTGCCGGACATAGGTTATGTCATCGCCAACAGTCAGGCCTATGTGCTGGGTGAAGCGATGGAGCGCTTGCCAATTGGCTGTGTTGGTGAGCTTTATCTTGGCGGTGCCGGTGTTGCCCGTGGTTATCTCAATCGGCCTGAACTGACCGAAGAGCGTTTTATTGCCAATCCCTATTACGAGACACACAACACGGATTGCAGCCCTCGCCTCTATCGCACTGGCGACTTAGTGCGTTACCGGCAGGACGGACGACTGGAGTTTATTGGTCGCAGCGATGACCAGGTGAAAATCCGTGGATTCCGTATTGAGCTGGGTGAGATTGAACATCGCCTGAACCAACTCGATGATGTTGCATTGTCGCAGGTGCTGGCGCGCACACTGGCGGATAGTCAGCAGCAGTTGGTGGCTTATGTCCAGCCTTGTATCACGTGTGAGACAACCCAGGATGAGACGCAGCAGGCAGCCTGGATCAGCGATATCAAACTACGTCTTGGACAACAATTACCGGCCCACATGGTACCCGGTCTGTTTGTGGTCATGCCACAGTGGCCGTTGACACCAAACGGTAAAATTGACAAAAAAGCCCTGCCAGCGCCGGATGCGTTACAACAAAGCAGTGCACAATATGTGGCGCCCGAGACTGAGCTCGCTCAATTGCTGGCAAGCCTGTGGGCCGAGCTGCTGGGGCTGGAGCAGGATAAAATCAGTGCCACCGCAAACTTCTTTGAACTGGGTGGCCACTCCTTGCTGATTATGCAGTTACTGGCCAAACTGCAGCAGCACAACCTCAGTTGCAGCGCCCAGCAGCTGTTCCAGGCCGTTGATCTGGCGGCTATGGCGGAAGTTATTTGCGAGGCCGGCGACACCTTTGCCATCCCTGAGAATAAAATACCGCCTCAGTGTGATGCCATTACGCCCGACATGCTGACGCTGGCAACGCTTGAACAATCTGAGATTGATGCCATCGCCGCAGCGACATCCGGCGGGATGCGCAATATTCAGGATATGTATCCACTGGCGCCTCTGCAAGAGGGGGTACTCTTTGTTCATACGCTGAATCCAGAACATGACCCTTATGTCACTACCGCCAGTTTTGAGTTCACATCAGCGGGTAAATTGTCTGGGTTTGTGACTCAGCTGAACTGGCTGATCCAACGTCATGATGTGCTGCGCACCGCGATTTTCTGGCGTGGTCGTCAGCAGGCGATGCAGGTAGTCATGCGTGAAGCCAGACTACCGGTCACTGAACTGGCGCTCCGTGAGGGCAACATTGAGGCGCAGTTTACTGAGTATGTGGCAAGCGGACCACATGGGTTTGATCTGGAGTCTGCGCCGCTGATCCAGTTGGTGGTCACGCCAGAGGATGAACTGGGGCGGGTATTCGCCATGCTCAAATTCCATCATCTCATTACCGATCATGTGTCATTAGAGATCCTGATGAGTGAACTCGAAGCCGACAATGTGTTGGCACTGCCAGCGCCTTTGCCTTACCGGGAATTTATTGCTCGTTCAATGGCGCAAAGCGCTGAGCTTGACACTGAAGCCTTCTTCACTGAACAACTGGGCGACATAGATACACCCACCTTGCCGTTTGATTTGGCTCAGGTCACCGGGGATGGTAATTCGGTAGTTGAATTTCACTCGACGCTCAGCGACACGCAGTCTCAGCTGATCCGCACTTTATGTAAACGCCATCAGTGCAGCCCGGCGGCTTTGTTTCACCTTGCCTGGGCGCAAGTACTCAGTGCCTGTTGTGGCCGTGATGAAGTGGTGTTTGGTACTGTGATGTCTGGCCGGATGAACGGTATGGCGGGCATTGAGCGTATGATGGGGATGCTGATCAATACCTTGCCACTGCGCGTATCATTAGGTCATCAGGCGGCCCATGTTGCACTTAAAGAAGTCAATGATGCCTTGCAGGCGCTGTTACCCTATGAACAGGTATCTCTGGCCGAAGCGCAAAGTTACAGTGGGATAGACGGCAATACGCCGCTGTTCAGTGCCATCGTGAATTATCGCCACTCGGCGACACAGTCGGAACCTGCGGGTGAACAGGATACGTCGCCCGGCGTGGCGCTGCTTAGCACGCGTGAGCGCACTAATTATCCGTTCGATTTATCGGTGAATGATCTGGGAGAGGGCGATAGTTTTAGTCTGGACTACCAGATTGAACAAAGCGTCAGTGCAGCACGGATCGCTGAGCTAATGCACACCGCGTTAGACGCGCTGGTGGAGGCATTGAATGAGCACAGTGAGCAGTCGGTTGCGACACTGGCAGTACTGAGTGAGCCTGAGCTGACACAACTCAGTCAGGGGCAAAGTGACGAAGCCAGTTATCCTCGCAGTGCCTGTATTCATGAGGTGTTTGAACTGCATGCCAGAGCTACACCGGACAGTATTGCCTTACGGCTGAATGAGCAGACCCTCAGTTATGGTGAACTGAATGCCAAAGCCAATCAGCTGGCGCGTTATTTGCGCGAAGCGCATCAGGTTGGCTCCGGAACTTTAGTGGGTCTGTGTATAGGCCGCTCTGTAGAGATGATAGTGGCCAGTTTGGCGATTCTGAAA from the Pseudoalteromonas sp. R3 genome contains:
- a CDS encoding non-ribosomal peptide synthetase, which translates into the protein MENIKQLLVQLEQAGIRLFLQDGALKSKAKKGAITPDIARQIKQHKSAIIEALTHYSDAPQVNPVTPREDLSHYPVSFAQQRLYTLDQIQGGSAEYHMPMVFRLSGQLDVALIERVFREIVSRHEVLRAVFRQSAQGMQQSLLDPQDFTVEESHLTSQDEASGIERFVREAAEQPFNLAEDFMLRVRFATLPAGDAGVLFINMHHIATDGWSMDILIREFFALFHAFGYGQPNPLPELSIQYADYAQWQRDWLQGEVLDAQLSYWQQQLAELPRVHALGLDYPRPEVKTYQGEVVSQTLSAQLCQQLASVARRYGLTPFMLIHGALALVLSRNSNHHDIVIGTPVANRRQVELESLIGFFVNTLILRVNTQAQPLGDYLAQLRQVHLDAQSHQDLPFEKLVEVLKVPRSTAHSPLFQIMLTTNSEYGVRDAHADTTELAGLSISPLQGNGATTKFDLDINASVSDDGGAIEWTYDVALFTRERIETLAQHLNNTLAFLAQLNADSTLSTAAIPMLTDNEITQLSGFNDNAIEYPQQRCIHELFEAQAEQAPERVAVQCGDVAVSYGELNARANQLAHYLRFEHHIAPDCPVGICLERGVEMVVAMLAVLKAGGAYIPLDPAYPEERLAYLIEDASLKVVLTQQTLTGTVSLPGTQRVMLDDLITQPGCAFSHYSTANIGRCESGVTEQHLAYLIYTSGSTGKPKGVMIEHRNTVAMLYWARAAFSDQALRRVLASTSLNFDLSVYEIFLPLSFGFEVVVVKNALALADQPLDISLINTVPSAMKALLDVGALPASLTTVNLAGEPLTAQQVNQIFAALPEAEVCNLYGPSEDTTYSTCARFSTQLESVPDIGYVIANSQAYVLGEAMERLPIGCVGELYLGGAGVARGYLNRPELTEERFIANPYYETHNTDCSPRLYRTGDLVRYRQDGRLEFIGRSDDQVKIRGFRIELGEIEHRLNQLDDVALSQVLARTLADSQQQLVAYVQPCITCETTQDETQQAAWISDIKLRLGQQLPAHMVPGLFVVMPQWPLTPNGKIDKKALPAPDALQQSSAQYVAPETELAQLLASLWAELLGLEQDKISATANFFELGGHSLLIMQLLAKLQQHNLSCSAQQLFQAVDLAAMAEVICEAGDTFAIPENKIPPQCDAITPDMLTLATLEQSEIDAIAAATSGGMRNIQDMYPLAPLQEGVLFVHTLNPEHDPYVTTASFEFTSAGKLSGFVTQLNWLIQRHDVLRTAIFWRGRQQAMQVVMREARLPVTELALREGNIEAQFTEYVASGPHGFDLESAPLIQLVVTPEDELGRVFAMLKFHHLITDHVSLEILMSELEADNVLALPAPLPYREFIARSMAQSAELDTEAFFTEQLGDIDTPTLPFDLAQVTGDGNSVVEFHSTLSDTQSQLIRTLCKRHQCSPAALFHLAWAQVLSACCGRDEVVFGTVMSGRMNGMAGIERMMGMLINTLPLRVSLGHQAAHVALKEVNDALQALLPYEQVSLAEAQSYSGIDGNTPLFSAIVNYRHSATQSEPAGEQDTSPGVALLSTRERTNYPFDLSVNDLGEGDSFSLDYQIEQSVSAARIAELMHTALDALVEALNEHSEQSVATLAVLSEPELTQLSQGQSDEASYPRSACIHEVFELHARATPDSIALRLNEQTLSYGELNAKANQLARYLREAHQVGSGTLVGLCIGRSVEMIVASLAILKAGGAYVPLDPNYPQSRLAYMLEDTQLSVILTERAQQETLAFSQVTKLMLDDADTPWSALSKDNLTRADALTPQSLAYVIYTSGSTGTPKGVMTPHRAVNRLVHAPNFMALDSQTVFLQSANIAFDAATLEIWGPLLNGGRCVLYPDSLITLDGLNQVLRTQEITALWLTSGLFTEWSKVCNELAADTLALQNVLAGGDVLNPQAVAAVQRALPEVTVINGYGPTENTTFTCCYPVPQHSDLSSGVPIGRAVQGDQLLILTPHGRRVPQGVVGELCVGGDGLALGYLNQPALSKERFIRNPYQTQGNQPETLYRTGDLVRCNTDGLIEYTGRVDAQIKIRGFRVELGEIERQLEMLDDVAAALVTIKTRTGGINSWLPMWN